A stretch of DNA from Firmicutes bacterium HGW-Firmicutes-1:
CTGTTGTTGACCTATGCCAAGATTAATTATTTTTGTATTTGGGTTTATATCTAAACGTACTTCCTTCAATACCTTTTTCGTTTCTACAAAGGATTGTTCCCAATCAATAATGCCTTTTTTTGATATTTCACTGCCTAAAAAAATATTTTCACAAACGTTCATTTGCTTAATCATAGCCAATTCTTGATATATGATTGATATACCTTTTTGTTCACTATCTTTAATGCTGTTAAAGGTTTGTACTTGTCCATTTACAACGATATCTCCACTATAAGTACCGAAGGGATAAACACCGCTCAATATTTTCATTAAGGTTGATTTTCCAGCCCCATTCTCACCAATTAATGCATGAATCTCACCCTTTTTAACTTTGAAGTTTACATTATCTAATGCTTTCACTCCAGGGAACTCTTTCGTTATATTTCTCATTTCAAGAATGTAATCACTCATAACACTCCACCTTTATTGAATTTTGGAACAGTGCCAGGCACTGTCCCAAGCTTCCAAATTCTTAATTTGTGTTCTCTAATTACGCCTATTTATTCAAATCTTCTTCAGATATAAAACCGCTGTCTATTAATTTTTCTTTGTAATTTTTTTTATCTACAACTACTGGTGTTACTTCAATTGACGGAATATCAAACTTACCATTGTTATTTACCTTTGTAGTTTTAAGTTCTTCAGCATTTGCAAGTTTAATTGCTGAAATCATAGCTTCTTTTCCTAGAGCTCTTATGTCATTAAATACCGTAATGCCTTGTGTCCCTTCAATAATTCTCTTAACTGCATCTACTTCAGCATCTTGACCTGTTACAGGTACTTTACCGGCTAAGCCTTGTGCTGCAAGTGCTTGTATGGCTGCACCAGCAGTACCATCATTTGGTGCAAGTACACCTTGAATATCATTTTTATTCACAGTTAATGCATTTTCCATATGTTTTAGAGCTTCCATTGGTTGCCAATCTTTACATTCTTGATCAAGCACAATTTTAATATCTCCACTATCGACTTTTGGTTGAAGTACATTGATAGCGCCTTGTCTATAAAGCACAGCACAACTATCGCCTGGGTCTCCTGAAAGAAGTACGATATTGCCCTTTGGTGCTTGACTTAACAACCACTCAGCTTGCATTTCACCTACAATTAAACTATCAAAAGTAAGATAAAGGTCAACCTCAGCATTCATAACAAGTCTGTCATAAGAAACAACTTTAATGCCTGCATCATGCGCCATTGTAACAATGTTTGCAGCTGCAGTACCATCATGTGGTGCCAAAATAAGGACATCAATTCCTTGGGCAATTAAATTCTCACATTGTGATTGCTGTTTTGCTGCATCATTGTCTGCAATTTGAATAGCTACTTCTACGCCTAATTCTTCTGCAACTTTCTCAAAATTTTCTTTATCTAAAACCCATCTTTCTTCCCTTTGTGTTGGTAAGGATATACCAACTTTGATCTTCTTATCCCCAGTTTTTGAAGTTTCTGTCGTTGAACCACATGCTGTAAACAATCCCGCCATCAATACTACTGTTAAAATTAAGGCAATAAATTTTGTTGCATTTTTCATTCTAATATCCTCCTTATTATTTGTTGCAATTTTACTGCTTTATGTAAAGGTTAATGCAGTTTCTTGGATTTTTTGCTACTCCCTTTTATTTGCTGCTCACACTTTTTAGTGTCTCAGTCTTATTCTTAACGGCTTCGAAAAAAACATAATAAATACAACCATATGCGCCAGCTTCACCACCTAATTTAGATAGTTTAATATTTATTGGAAAAATTGTAAGCCGGTTAACGCACGTTATAATTTGATCAATAATACAATGCATAGATTCTGAGACACCACCTCCAATAATC
This window harbors:
- a CDS encoding ATPase — its product is MKNATKFIALILTVVLMAGLFTACGSTTETSKTGDKKIKVGISLPTQREERWVLDKENFEKVAEELGVEVAIQIADNDAAKQQSQCENLIAQGIDVLILAPHDGTAAANIVTMAHDAGIKVVSYDRLVMNAEVDLYLTFDSLIVGEMQAEWLLSQAPKGNIVLLSGDPGDSCAVLYRQGAINVLQPKVDSGDIKIVLDQECKDWQPMEALKHMENALTVNKNDIQGVLAPNDGTAGAAIQALAAQGLAGKVPVTGQDAEVDAVKRIIEGTQGITVFNDIRALGKEAMISAIKLANAEELKTTKVNNNGKFDIPSIEVTPVVVDKKNYKEKLIDSGFISEEDLNK